Proteins found in one Corynebacterium zhongnanshanii genomic segment:
- the hisH gene encoding imidazole glycerol phosphate synthase subunit HisH, with the protein MAETQPTVALLDYGSGNVRSAQRAVERAGAQVIVTNDPTVVLKADGLLVPGVGAFAACMKGLKEVHGDRMIGQMLAGGRPVLGICVGMQIMFEHGVEFADHGDHGSTDGCGEWPGTVDKLDADVLPHMGWNTVEVQDGSTMFAGVEQERFYFVHSYGVREWELFTDGRTEAPKVHWAEHGRSRFVAAVENGPLWATQFHPEKSGDAGAALLRNWVSTL; encoded by the coding sequence ATGGCTGAGACTCAACCCACGGTTGCGCTGCTGGATTACGGCAGTGGTAATGTTCGTTCCGCACAACGCGCTGTCGAGCGTGCCGGTGCGCAAGTGATCGTGACGAATGACCCCACGGTTGTTCTGAAGGCCGATGGTCTGTTGGTGCCGGGCGTCGGTGCGTTCGCAGCGTGCATGAAGGGGCTGAAAGAGGTGCACGGCGACCGCATGATCGGTCAGATGCTCGCCGGTGGCCGCCCGGTGCTGGGCATCTGCGTCGGAATGCAGATCATGTTCGAACACGGTGTGGAGTTCGCAGACCACGGTGACCACGGCAGCACCGACGGCTGTGGTGAATGGCCGGGAACCGTGGACAAGCTGGATGCCGATGTTCTGCCGCACATGGGCTGGAACACGGTGGAAGTTCAGGACGGCAGCACCATGTTTGCCGGCGTGGAGCAGGAACGCTTCTACTTCGTGCACTCCTATGGTGTGCGCGAATGGGAGCTCTTCACTGATGGTCGCACCGAGGCGCCGAAAGTACACTGGGCAGAGCACGGGCGCTCGCGTTTTGTCGCAGCGGTAGAAAACGGGCCGTTGTGGGCCACCCAATTCCACCCGGAAAAGTCCGGCGACGCCGGCGCGGCACTGCTCCGCAACTGGGTCTCTACCCTGTAA
- the priA gene encoding bifunctional 1-(5-phosphoribosyl)-5-((5-phosphoribosylamino)methylideneamino)imidazole-4-carboxamide isomerase/phosphoribosylanthranilate isomerase PriA: MTSSASQPLTLLPAVDVADGQAVRLVQGAAGTETSYGAPLDAALAWQNAGAEWVHLVDLDAAFGRGSNFELLKEVTGTLDVNVELSGGIRDDESLQRALSTGCRRVNIGTAALEDPEWCESVIQRYGDRVAIGLDTREVDGEWRLRGRGWTSDGGELWEVLERLDSQGVSRLVVTDVSRDGMLTGPNIDLLRDVAAATSAPVVASGGISSLDDIRALAAVVHEGVDSAILGKALYAGKFTLEEALEASRP; the protein is encoded by the coding sequence ATGACCTCTTCCGCATCGCAGCCCCTGACCCTACTCCCCGCCGTTGACGTGGCCGATGGTCAGGCCGTGCGCCTCGTACAGGGAGCAGCGGGAACCGAAACCAGCTACGGCGCTCCACTGGACGCGGCCCTGGCCTGGCAGAACGCCGGCGCCGAGTGGGTGCACCTGGTGGACCTGGACGCGGCCTTCGGCCGTGGATCCAACTTTGAGCTGCTCAAGGAGGTCACCGGCACGCTGGACGTGAATGTGGAGCTCTCCGGAGGTATTCGTGACGACGAGTCCCTGCAGCGCGCACTGTCCACGGGCTGCCGCCGCGTGAACATCGGTACGGCCGCGCTGGAGGATCCCGAGTGGTGCGAATCCGTCATCCAGCGCTACGGGGATCGCGTGGCCATCGGCCTGGATACGCGCGAGGTGGATGGCGAGTGGCGCCTGCGCGGCCGTGGCTGGACGTCCGATGGCGGCGAGCTGTGGGAGGTTCTGGAGCGCCTGGATTCCCAGGGCGTATCTCGTCTGGTGGTGACTGACGTGTCCCGTGATGGCATGCTCACCGGCCCCAACATTGATCTTCTTCGTGACGTGGCCGCTGCAACCTCGGCACCAGTCGTGGCCTCCGGCGGTATCTCCAGCCTGGATGACATCCGCGCTCTGGCTGCGGTGGTCCACGAAGGCGTGGACTCTGCGATTCTGGGCAAGGCGTTGTATGCCGGCAAGTTCACGTTGGAAGAAGCCTTGGAGGCATCCCGACCATGA
- a CDS encoding inositol monophosphatase family protein, producing the protein MNDELDTRSLLAIAEAVVDEAETIFTAAVGAQPEVMKAPGDFATEADLNVERHLRTLLSQYTGLPVHGEEFGTVMPGQVVEHNANDALADGLDGPRRQLAAPPRNNDLPETFWVVDPIDGTANYAVGNPFACILVSLVHRGQTLLSVTEMPLLGKRITARQGHGVSVDGMPARPMPHSDPGVTQISFGSILSQRRGNLPISYRQDMLNEIGKSYPRMRVTGSVGIDLAFTAAGVFGGTVTFSPNLWDNAAGILAVEENGGIATDFAGNPWRPGVSGLVAGEPEVHSTLLQHIQAVPIGTAARNLQDIRDRGGIR; encoded by the coding sequence ATGAACGACGAGTTAGATACACGGTCACTGCTGGCGATCGCCGAGGCAGTGGTCGATGAAGCCGAAACTATCTTCACTGCCGCGGTCGGTGCCCAGCCGGAGGTCATGAAAGCTCCCGGCGATTTCGCCACGGAGGCGGACCTGAACGTGGAGCGCCACCTGCGCACCTTGCTGTCCCAGTACACGGGCTTGCCCGTTCATGGCGAGGAGTTCGGGACCGTCATGCCCGGCCAGGTTGTGGAGCATAATGCCAACGACGCCCTGGCGGACGGTTTGGACGGCCCCCGTCGACAGCTCGCGGCCCCACCGCGTAACAACGATCTGCCCGAGACGTTCTGGGTGGTCGATCCGATTGACGGCACCGCCAACTACGCGGTGGGCAATCCCTTCGCCTGTATCTTGGTGTCCCTGGTGCACCGCGGGCAGACGCTGCTCTCGGTCACGGAAATGCCTCTGCTGGGCAAGCGCATTACCGCACGCCAGGGCCACGGCGTGAGCGTGGACGGCATGCCTGCACGCCCCATGCCACACTCTGATCCCGGCGTGACGCAGATCAGCTTCGGCTCGATTCTCTCGCAGCGCCGCGGGAATCTGCCGATCAGCTACCGCCAGGACATGCTCAACGAAATCGGTAAGTCCTACCCCCGCATGCGTGTGACCGGCTCGGTGGGCATTGACTTGGCGTTCACCGCCGCCGGTGTGTTTGGTGGCACGGTGACCTTCAGCCCGAATCTGTGGGACAACGCCGCGGGCATCCTGGCCGTGGAAGAAAACGGCGGCATCGCCACGGACTTCGCCGGCAATCCATGGCGCCCTGGGGTGTCCGGCTTGGTGGCGGGTGAACCGGAGGTTCATTCCACCTTGCTTCAGCACATTCAGGCGGTTCCGATTGGAACCGCCGCTAGAAACCTGCAGGATATTAGGGACCGAGGAGGCATTCGATGA
- the hisF gene encoding imidazole glycerol phosphate synthase subunit HisF yields the protein MSVTVRVIPCLDVDNGRVVKGVNFEGLRDAGDPVELAQRYDREGADELTFLDVSASKDGRGTILDVVRRTADQVFIPLTVGGGVRSEEDVDTLLRAGADKVSLNSSAIARPELLRELSQRFGAQCIVLSIDARRAEGYPSGFEVTTHGGTKSAGVDAIEWAKQGEALGVGEILLNSMDGDGTKQGFDIELIEAVRAVVTIPVIASGGAGAAKDFPPAVAAGADAVLAASIFHFGEVEIKEVKQAMAEAGSEVRL from the coding sequence ATGAGCGTGACCGTGCGGGTGATTCCCTGCCTGGACGTCGATAACGGCCGAGTGGTCAAGGGCGTGAACTTCGAGGGGCTGCGCGATGCAGGTGATCCCGTGGAGCTGGCCCAGCGCTACGACCGCGAGGGGGCTGACGAGCTGACGTTCCTGGACGTGTCGGCGTCGAAGGACGGGCGCGGTACGATTCTGGACGTGGTGCGTCGCACCGCCGATCAGGTGTTCATCCCGCTGACTGTGGGCGGGGGAGTGCGCAGCGAAGAGGACGTGGATACATTGCTGCGCGCTGGCGCGGACAAGGTGTCGCTGAACTCCTCGGCCATTGCCCGCCCGGAGTTGCTGCGGGAGCTGTCCCAACGTTTCGGCGCGCAGTGCATCGTGTTGTCCATCGACGCCCGCCGCGCCGAGGGCTACCCCTCCGGCTTCGAAGTCACCACCCATGGTGGAACGAAATCCGCTGGCGTGGATGCCATCGAGTGGGCCAAGCAGGGCGAAGCGCTGGGCGTGGGCGAGATCCTTCTGAACTCCATGGATGGGGATGGCACGAAGCAGGGCTTCGATATCGAACTGATCGAGGCGGTGCGAGCCGTGGTGACGATTCCCGTCATCGCTTCGGGCGGCGCGGGTGCCGCCAAGGACTTCCCACCGGCGGTTGCGGCGGGTGCCGACGCGGTGCTGGCGGCGTCCATTTTCCACTTCGGCGAGGTGGAGATTAAAGAAGTCAAGCAGGCCATGGCCGAGGCCGGCAGCGAGGTGCGCCTATGA
- the hisI gene encoding phosphoribosyl-AMP cyclohydrolase gives MSSAEDSPADYPLDPAIAARLKRNEAGLVPAVVQDAASGDVLMMAWMNDHALAHTLATRKGTYWSRSRESYWIKGETSGHTQKVVDVRLDCDGDTILLKVEQRGAACHTGTWTCFDADGLLE, from the coding sequence ATGAGTTCGGCCGAGGATTCCCCAGCAGACTACCCCTTGGATCCCGCCATTGCAGCGCGCCTGAAGCGCAATGAGGCGGGGCTGGTGCCCGCGGTGGTGCAAGATGCCGCTAGCGGAGACGTCCTGATGATGGCCTGGATGAACGACCACGCGCTGGCTCACACCCTGGCCACCCGCAAGGGAACCTACTGGTCACGCTCCCGCGAATCCTATTGGATCAAGGGAGAAACCAGCGGGCACACCCAAAAGGTCGTTGACGTGCGCCTGGACTGCGACGGGGACACCATTTTGCTGAAGGTGGAGCAGCGTGGCGCGGCGTGCCACACCGGGACGTGGACCTGTTTCGACGCCGACGGTCTGCTCGAGTAG
- a CDS encoding anthranilate synthase component I, translating into MTTVTSRDDFLRRARTHRVVPVVRTVLADHETALSAYRKLAAGRPGTFLLESAAHGQSWDRYSFIGTGARCALVAKDSPARWIGTPPVDIDLGDNPLEAVTNTLQALHTQRDPELPPLTSGLVGYMAYDMVRYIEDLPNTCVDDLDIPDMVQLLVEDMAVVDHHEGTIILIANAINWDNSEARANEVYDEAVERINAMVARLGESLAVGVEDFETPAPQPRRQRSLDDHKRRIEETKEHIRAGDAFQIVLSQRFEVDTTVPALDIYRMLRHSNPSPYMFLLNVPNEDFSETAFQIVGSSPESLVQVRDRQVTTFPIAGSRPRGANVEEDQLLEKELVGDEKENSEHLMLVDLGRNDLGRVSVPGTVEVHDFRHVERYSAIMHLVSGVSGYLAEDKTAVDAFAATFPAGTLSGAPKPSAMKIIDELEDSRRGVYGGTVGYFDFAGNTDQAIAIRSGVYKDGTVYVQAGGGIVADSDPDAEDLETRNKAAAVLRAVAAAETLY; encoded by the coding sequence ATGACTACGGTAACCAGTCGTGACGACTTCCTGCGACGCGCACGAACCCACCGAGTAGTACCGGTGGTGCGCACAGTCTTGGCAGACCACGAAACTGCACTGAGCGCCTACCGAAAGCTGGCCGCCGGACGGCCGGGAACCTTCCTCCTGGAGTCCGCGGCCCACGGACAGTCCTGGGACCGCTATTCCTTCATCGGCACGGGCGCGCGCTGCGCGCTCGTGGCGAAGGACTCCCCGGCGCGGTGGATCGGCACCCCGCCGGTGGACATCGACCTGGGCGACAACCCCTTGGAAGCGGTCACCAACACCCTGCAGGCGCTGCACACGCAACGCGATCCGGAGCTGCCTCCGCTCACCAGCGGCCTGGTGGGGTACATGGCCTACGACATGGTGCGCTACATCGAGGATCTCCCCAACACTTGCGTGGATGATCTGGACATCCCGGACATGGTGCAGCTGCTGGTGGAGGACATGGCGGTGGTCGATCACCATGAGGGAACCATCATCCTCATCGCCAACGCCATCAACTGGGATAATTCCGAGGCGCGGGCGAACGAGGTCTACGACGAGGCCGTGGAACGCATCAACGCCATGGTCGCGCGATTGGGTGAGTCGCTGGCGGTGGGCGTCGAAGATTTTGAGACGCCTGCACCGCAGCCACGCCGCCAGCGTAGCCTGGACGACCACAAACGACGCATCGAAGAAACCAAGGAACACATCCGCGCGGGGGATGCCTTCCAGATTGTGCTCAGCCAACGCTTTGAGGTGGACACTACCGTGCCAGCGCTGGACATCTACCGCATGCTGCGGCATTCCAACCCCAGCCCGTACATGTTCCTGCTGAACGTGCCGAACGAGGATTTCAGCGAGACGGCATTTCAGATCGTGGGTTCCTCCCCGGAGTCCTTGGTGCAGGTGCGTGACCGCCAGGTGACGACCTTCCCGATCGCGGGATCCCGGCCGCGCGGCGCGAACGTGGAGGAGGACCAGCTGCTGGAAAAGGAGCTGGTGGGCGATGAGAAGGAAAACTCGGAGCACCTGATGTTGGTGGATCTGGGGCGCAATGATTTGGGGCGTGTGAGCGTGCCCGGCACGGTGGAGGTACACGACTTCCGGCATGTGGAGCGCTATTCGGCGATCATGCACCTGGTCTCGGGCGTGTCCGGTTACCTGGCTGAAGATAAGACCGCGGTGGATGCTTTCGCCGCAACGTTCCCGGCCGGAACGCTGTCTGGCGCGCCGAAGCCGTCGGCGATGAAGATCATTGACGAGCTCGAGGATTCCCGGCGCGGCGTGTACGGCGGAACCGTGGGCTACTTCGACTTCGCGGGCAACACGGACCAGGCCATTGCGATCCGCTCGGGCGTGTACAAAGACGGGACCGTGTATGTGCAGGCCGGAGGCGGAATTGTCGCTGATTCCGATCCGGATGCGGAGGACCTCGAAACTCGCAACAAGGCCGCGGCGGTGCTACGTGCCGTGGCTGCGGCGGAGACCCTGTACTGA
- a CDS encoding TIGR02234 family membrane protein, whose amino-acid sequence MKNTRSVRAVALALVVLSAAGLWLAGRMTYLTVDISDDKAGDSVKDLVGSVWDPAATPLALAMLASLIAMLAVPVVLRRVLGVLIAVLAGTASFRSVQLLTTEVDLRRAHDILTSGVGTQKQSDPLQVSGWAMVTDAHVHTFPVALAIAAAACGVCGGVLIMMKPGETSRGHSRYETPEARREGVEEDLRQNPDSTRVLWDALDSGVDPTDVDPTDDGDFPSETSRR is encoded by the coding sequence ATGAAGAACACGCGCTCTGTACGCGCCGTGGCCTTGGCGCTGGTGGTGCTGTCTGCTGCAGGCCTGTGGTTGGCTGGCCGAATGACCTACCTCACGGTGGACATTTCGGACGACAAGGCTGGGGACTCTGTGAAGGACCTGGTGGGATCCGTGTGGGATCCGGCTGCTACTCCGCTGGCGTTGGCGATGCTGGCCTCCTTGATTGCCATGCTGGCGGTGCCTGTGGTGCTTCGCCGTGTGCTCGGCGTGCTCATTGCCGTGCTGGCGGGCACCGCGAGCTTCCGTTCCGTGCAACTGCTCACCACCGAGGTGGACCTGCGGCGTGCCCACGACATCCTGACCTCGGGGGTGGGAACGCAAAAGCAATCCGACCCGTTGCAGGTATCCGGGTGGGCCATGGTGACCGACGCCCACGTGCACACCTTCCCCGTCGCCTTGGCCATTGCGGCGGCAGCGTGTGGAGTGTGTGGAGGAGTGCTCATCATGATGAAGCCGGGGGAGACCTCGCGCGGCCATAGCCGCTACGAAACCCCGGAGGCCCGCCGGGAGGGGGTAGAGGAGGACCTGCGCCAGAACCCGGACTCTACGCGCGTGCTGTGGGACGCGTTGGATTCGGGGGTAGACCCCACGGATGTCGACCCCACGGATGATGGTGATTTTCCCTCAGAGACATCCCGTCGCTAA
- the trpC gene encoding indole-3-glycerol phosphate synthase TrpC encodes MSSVLDEIIAGVLEDQAQREAKIPYAEIKAMSLDAPPALDAYAALSGPNVKVIAEVKRASPSKGHLAEIAEPEVLAAAYDANGASVISCLTEQRRFRGSLEDFDKVRAAVNIPLLRKDFIVNPYQIHEARAHGADVVLLIVAALEQERLVSLMDRVESLGMTALVEVHTEEEAQRAVEAGAKVIGVNARNLKTLEVNMNVFSEIAPSLPNDVIKVAESGVRDKRDLLAYAGAGADAILVGEGLVTAGNPGAACKALVAAGQHPSCPNKGD; translated from the coding sequence ATGAGCAGTGTGTTGGACGAGATCATCGCGGGAGTGCTTGAGGATCAAGCGCAACGCGAGGCCAAGATTCCCTATGCGGAGATCAAAGCCATGTCTTTAGACGCCCCTCCGGCACTCGATGCTTATGCGGCGCTGTCTGGCCCTAATGTGAAGGTCATCGCTGAGGTCAAGCGCGCAAGCCCCTCCAAGGGACACCTCGCTGAGATCGCGGAGCCGGAAGTGCTCGCCGCGGCCTATGACGCGAACGGCGCCAGCGTCATCTCCTGCCTGACGGAACAGCGACGCTTCCGCGGTTCCCTGGAGGACTTCGACAAGGTCCGCGCGGCGGTGAACATTCCGCTGCTGCGTAAGGACTTCATCGTGAACCCGTATCAGATTCACGAGGCGCGTGCGCACGGTGCTGACGTGGTGCTGTTGATCGTGGCGGCGCTCGAACAGGAGCGTCTGGTCTCCCTCATGGACCGCGTGGAGTCCCTGGGCATGACTGCCCTGGTGGAGGTTCACACCGAAGAGGAAGCACAGCGGGCCGTGGAGGCCGGGGCGAAGGTGATCGGCGTAAACGCGCGAAACCTGAAGACCCTGGAGGTCAACATGAACGTGTTCTCCGAGATCGCCCCTTCCTTGCCGAATGATGTCATTAAGGTGGCGGAGTCCGGAGTGCGCGATAAGCGGGATCTGTTGGCCTACGCTGGCGCTGGAGCGGACGCCATTTTGGTGGGTGAAGGTCTGGTCACCGCCGGTAACCCGGGCGCTGCCTGCAAGGCACTGGTGGCTGCAGGGCAACATCCCTCGTGTCCAAACAAGGGTGACTAA
- the trpB gene encoding tryptophan synthase subunit beta, with the protein MNNESVTLPTVGEVLATPTHHEPDDRGHWGEFGGRYVPEALMAVIDEITDAWNKAKSDQTYLDQLDELHRTYTGRPSPLYFAPNFSSEVGAKVWLKREDLNHTGSHKINNVLGQVLLAKRMGKRQVIAETGAGQHGVATATACALLDLDCRIYMGEVDANRQALNIARMRLLGATVEVVKIGSRTLKDAINEAMRYWVSHADDTYYAFGTAAGPHPFPQMVRDLQRIIGVEARQQILDETGKLPDSVIACVGGGSNAIGLFHRFISDEGVKLIGAEAAGDGVETGRHAAPITVGSRGVFQGAYADLMQNEDGQIIESHSISAGLDYPGVGPEHSRLHSEGRAEYLPITDTEAMDAFRQLSMTEGIIPAIESAHAVAAAVKVAKREPGSTIIVNISGRGDKDVATANEWFGLTEGEDQ; encoded by the coding sequence GTGAATAACGAGTCTGTGACATTACCTACCGTGGGCGAGGTTCTCGCCACCCCAACTCACCACGAACCCGATGACCGGGGCCATTGGGGAGAGTTCGGCGGTCGTTATGTACCCGAGGCCTTGATGGCCGTCATCGACGAGATTACCGATGCATGGAACAAGGCGAAGTCCGATCAGACTTATCTGGATCAGCTCGATGAGCTGCACCGGACCTACACCGGCCGGCCATCCCCCCTGTATTTCGCTCCGAATTTCTCCTCGGAGGTGGGCGCGAAGGTGTGGCTCAAGCGTGAGGACTTGAATCACACCGGATCCCACAAGATCAACAACGTGCTGGGCCAGGTGCTGCTGGCTAAGCGCATGGGCAAGCGCCAGGTGATCGCGGAGACGGGCGCCGGCCAGCACGGTGTGGCCACCGCCACGGCGTGTGCGCTCCTAGACTTGGACTGCCGCATTTACATGGGCGAGGTGGACGCCAATCGCCAGGCGCTGAACATTGCGCGCATGCGCCTGCTGGGCGCCACGGTGGAGGTCGTGAAGATCGGTTCGCGCACGCTGAAGGACGCGATCAACGAGGCCATGCGCTACTGGGTCTCTCACGCAGATGACACGTACTACGCTTTCGGCACGGCCGCCGGTCCGCACCCGTTTCCGCAGATGGTTCGCGATCTGCAGCGCATCATCGGCGTGGAGGCTCGCCAGCAGATCCTGGACGAAACAGGAAAACTTCCGGATTCCGTCATCGCCTGCGTGGGTGGTGGCTCTAATGCCATTGGCCTGTTCCACCGTTTCATCAGCGATGAGGGTGTGAAGCTCATCGGCGCCGAGGCCGCCGGCGACGGAGTGGAGACCGGCCGCCACGCCGCTCCCATTACCGTGGGCAGCAGGGGAGTGTTCCAAGGCGCCTATGCTGACCTGATGCAAAACGAGGACGGCCAGATCATCGAGTCCCACTCCATCTCTGCCGGCCTGGACTACCCCGGCGTGGGGCCGGAGCATTCCCGGCTGCACAGCGAGGGTCGGGCCGAGTACCTGCCCATCACGGACACGGAGGCGATGGATGCCTTCCGGCAGCTGTCCATGACGGAAGGGATCATCCCCGCTATCGAATCGGCGCACGCTGTGGCTGCGGCGGTGAAGGTGGCGAAGCGGGAGCCTGGAAGCACCATCATCGTTAATATTTCAGGCCGTGGCGATAAGGATGTGGCCACTGCCAATGAATGGTTCGGCCTGACAGAGGGAGAGGATCAGTAA
- the trpA gene encoding tryptophan synthase subunit alpha, which produces MPSRLAQVFLDARAEGRAAFVGYLPAGFPTNEQSRELMISLARHADLVEVGIPFSDPMMDGPTIQAAADTALDAGFRVKDTFDAVRAVVEAGSHAVVMSYWNPILQYGPEKFAEELAAAGGLGSIIPDLLPEEADRWAAACQKHDLSPVYLVAPSTTAERMVTTVSAGNGFVYAASHMGVTGAQESVSSSAEELVARVRQATDLPVAVGLGVRNGEQAASIAAFADGVIVGSALIQAADEGHLEQLAEELAAGVRKGA; this is translated from the coding sequence ATGCCATCACGTCTTGCACAGGTTTTCCTCGATGCCCGCGCCGAGGGACGCGCTGCCTTCGTCGGTTATCTCCCCGCGGGTTTCCCCACCAACGAGCAATCCCGTGAGCTCATGATCTCGCTCGCGCGCCACGCCGATCTGGTGGAGGTGGGCATTCCTTTTTCCGATCCGATGATGGATGGACCGACCATTCAAGCTGCTGCGGATACTGCGCTGGATGCGGGTTTCCGCGTGAAGGATACCTTCGACGCCGTGCGCGCCGTCGTGGAGGCTGGCTCCCATGCAGTGGTGATGTCCTACTGGAATCCGATTCTGCAATATGGGCCGGAGAAGTTCGCCGAGGAGCTGGCCGCGGCCGGTGGCTTGGGAAGCATCATCCCGGATCTTCTGCCCGAAGAGGCGGATCGGTGGGCCGCGGCGTGCCAGAAGCATGATCTGTCGCCGGTGTACCTGGTGGCGCCGTCCACCACTGCGGAGCGGATGGTCACCACCGTGTCTGCCGGAAACGGGTTCGTGTACGCCGCGTCTCACATGGGTGTGACGGGTGCGCAGGAGTCGGTGTCCAGCTCCGCTGAGGAGTTGGTCGCCCGCGTGCGCCAGGCGACGGATCTTCCGGTGGCCGTGGGTCTGGGCGTGCGCAACGGTGAGCAGGCCGCCAGCATCGCGGCCTTCGCCGATGGCGTGATTGTGGGCTCCGCCCTCATCCAGGCCGCGGACGAAGGTCACCTGGAGCAGCTCGCCGAAGAGCTGGCAGCGGGAGTGCGAAAGGGAGCCTAA
- the lgt gene encoding prolipoprotein diacylglyceryl transferase: MTTTVLAAIPSPPQGVWHLGGFPLRAYALCILTGVVVAYLWTKKRYQERGGDPDVVMDALLVGLPAGIIGARAYHVLTDHQKYFGEGRNPADIFKITNGGLGIWGGIIVGSLAVYAVLKVKKVSVPMFAGAVAPALPVAQAIGRLGNWFNQEIYGGPSDKPWALEIYRRVDENGYTDQLAGRSTGEVIASVQPTFLYELLFCLALAAFLVWAEKRFSLEGHRLFMLYVAGYTLGRFFIELLRTDEATLVFGSIRINSVVSAVIFVAAVALLVWTGRKQPRVAASPQRE, from the coding sequence ATGACCACGACTGTTCTCGCTGCGATTCCGTCCCCGCCGCAGGGTGTGTGGCACCTTGGTGGCTTCCCACTGCGCGCCTACGCCCTGTGCATCCTGACAGGGGTGGTGGTGGCCTACTTGTGGACCAAGAAGCGGTATCAGGAGCGCGGCGGTGATCCAGACGTGGTCATGGACGCCCTGCTGGTGGGCCTGCCCGCCGGCATTATCGGTGCTCGTGCGTATCACGTGCTCACCGATCACCAGAAGTACTTCGGCGAGGGGCGCAACCCGGCGGATATTTTCAAGATCACCAACGGGGGCCTCGGCATTTGGGGTGGCATTATTGTGGGCAGCCTCGCCGTGTATGCGGTGCTCAAGGTGAAGAAGGTGTCCGTGCCGATGTTCGCGGGTGCGGTGGCGCCCGCCCTTCCCGTGGCGCAGGCCATCGGGCGCCTGGGTAACTGGTTCAACCAGGAAATCTACGGCGGCCCTTCGGACAAGCCCTGGGCACTGGAGATTTATCGTCGCGTGGATGAGAACGGCTACACGGACCAGCTGGCGGGACGCTCCACCGGCGAGGTCATCGCGAGCGTTCAACCTACGTTTCTTTACGAGCTCCTCTTCTGCCTCGCACTCGCGGCGTTCCTGGTCTGGGCGGAGAAGCGTTTTTCCCTGGAGGGGCACCGCCTGTTCATGCTCTACGTGGCGGGCTACACCCTGGGGCGTTTCTTCATCGAGCTTCTGCGTACGGACGAGGCCACGCTCGTGTTCGGCAGCATCCGCATCAACTCTGTGGTGTCCGCTGTGATCTTCGTCGCGGCCGTGGCGTTGCTCGTATGGACAGGCCGTAAGCAGCCCCGCGTGGCAGCGTCTCCGCAAAGGGAATAA